Within Amycolatopsis sp. FDAARGOS 1241, the genomic segment AAGCCGGAGTCCAGCTCGCGGAACTGCCCGCGCGTGATGCCGGGCCGGCCCATCGCCTCGGTGGTCTTCCGCAGCCGGGTGAGGTCGTCCGGACGGACCGAGCGCGCGACCCGGGTGGCTGAAGACCGTTCCAGCTCGATCCGGATCGACATCAGGTCGCCGGTCCCGAACCGCGACAGCGACAGGTGCAGGCGCAGCAGCTTGTGCAGCGCGCCGGCCGGCTCTTCCGCGACGACCGCGGCCGCGGTGGCGTCGGCCGCGGGTTCGAGCACGCCCGCGGCTTCGAGAGCCCGGACGCCTTCGCGCACGCGCCCGGAGCCGACGCCCAGCGCCCGGGCCAGTTCACGCTCGGTGGGCAGCGGGTCGCCCGCGCGCAGGTGGGCGGTGAGGATCCAGTCCTGGATCCCCGTCAGCACCTGGCCCTGTGATCCGAGGTACCGCACGTTGTCCGGTTGGCCCATCGAACGGACCGCCTCCTCGACCCCACTGTCGACGTCACTGCGTACGTTCTGCCTGCCCGATGGTTGGCAGCGTAAGACAGTCGTGGTCAGACCACAATGTGGACTGCTACGGATGGAGCACGTGACAGCGAACCGGCAGGTCCAGTTCGTCGGCCAGTGGCGCGAAGAACGCCTCGACGGCCGGGTCGTCGACCTCGGCGAGCGTGCCCGGCCGCCAGCGCGGCGCGCGGTCCTTGTCGAGGATCGCGGCGCGGATGCCTTCGGCCAGGTCCGGGTGGCGCAGGAATCGGCTGCACAGCCGGTAGTCCTGCCGCAGGCACTGCTCGATCGTCGTCATCTCGCGGGCCGCGCGCACCGCCCGCAGGGTCACCTTCAAGGCCGTGGGCGCCGCGGCGGTGATCGCGGCGACGGTCTCGCGCGGACCCGGTTCGTCCATCGCCTCGAGGCGGTACAGCACGTCTTCGACGGACGGCGCGTCGCCGTACGCGCGGTCGATCCAGCACCGCGCAGCGGCCAGGGGCGCCGGGCCGGGATCTTCGGCGTACTTCGTCACCGTGGCTTCGATCGGCGCGCCCGCGGCGAGGTCGCCGACGAGCGCGGGCAACCGGTCCGACGGGACGTGGTGATCGGCGAGTCCACAGTGGAGCGCGTCCGCCGCGTCGGCCCGCCCGGCCGTGAGCGCGAGGTGCAGGCCGAGTTCACCGGGCGCGCGGCCGAGCAGCAGCGCACCGCCGACGTCCGGTGCGAGCCCGATCGCGACCTCCGGCATCGCGAGCACCGAGCGCTCGGTGACCACCCGGACGGGCGCGTGGCCGCCGATGCCGAGCCCGCCGCCCATCGTGATGCCGTCCATGAGCGCGACGACCGGTTTCGGGTAGCGGGCGAGCCGAGCGTCGAGCCGGTACTCCTCGCGCCACAGCGTCAGTGCGATCGCGGGGTCGCCGACCGCCGACGAGTGGACGACGCCGATGTCGCCGCCGGCGCAGAACGCGCGCTCGCCCGCGCCGTCGAGCACGACGGCGGTCACGGCGGGATCGTCCTCCCACGCGTCGAGCGCGGCGAGCAGCGCGCGGATCATGGCCAGGTCCAGCGCGTTGAGCGCGTCGGGCCGGTTCACCGTCAGCCGGCCGATCGAGCCCTGCACGCGGGCCAAGACGGTCGTCACGCCGGTCAAGTTAGCCACCGCATCCGCCTTTCGTGCAGCCGGGTGGTCCGGGTTCCAGGGTTGCACATCTTGGCCCACCACTTCTATGGTCAGACCACATGAAAGGACGACCAGCGGAGCGGAGAGTGGACACGGTGGGTGACAGCGGCGGTGAACCGATCCGGGTGATGCTGGCCAAGATCGGGCTCGACGGGCACGACCGGGGCGTGAAGGTCGTCGCGCGGACGCTGCGCGACGCGGGCATGGAGGTGATCTACACCGGCCTGCACCGCAGCCCCGAGCAGGTGCTCGAAGCGGCCGTGCAGGAAGACGTCGACGTGCTCGGCGTCAGCCTGCTCTCGGGCGCGCACATGCCGATCTTCACGCGCATCTTCGAGCTGATCGACGCGATGCCCGACCGGCCGCGGTTCGCGATCGTCGCGGGCGGCGTGATGCCGGACGAGGACGAGGAAGCGCTCAAGAAGATGGGCGTCGCCGACGTGCTCGGCCAGGACACCACCCCGGAGACGATCGTCGACCGCGTGCGCGAACTGGCCGCCGTGGCGGGTGAGGCCTGATGGACCCGAGGAAGTCGATGGAGCCGGCGAACGCGGTGAGCCCCATGGAACAGTGGAGCTGGCCGCCGCGCTATGACGAGACCTACCGCCCGCCGTCGGGCCAGGCGTACTGGTTCCCGCGCCGCGAAACCATGCCGGCCGGGGAACGGGACGAGGCGATCCTCGTCCGGATCCGCGAGGTCATGGCCTACGCGTGGGACCACGCGCCGTTCTACCGGCGCAAGTGGGAAGAGGCGGGCATCCACCCGTCGGCCATCCGCGATCTGTCCGACTTCGAGAAGGTCCCGGTGGTGCGCAAGGAAGAGCTGCGCGCCGACCAGGCCGCCCACGAACCGTTCGGCAGCTACCTCGCGGTGGAGCCGGGCGAGGTCAAGCACGTCAACGGCACGTCCGGCACCACCGGGCGCCCCACCGCGTTCGGCATCAGCGAGCGCGACTGGCGCAGCGTCGCCAACGCCCACGCCCGCGTGATGTGGGGGATGGGCATCCGCGAAACCGACACGGTGCTCGTCGCATCGCCGCTGAGCCTCTACTGGGGTTCCTGGGGTGCCTACATCGGCGCGGAACGGCTCGGCGCCCGCGTCTTCCCGTTCGGCGCCGGAACACCGGGGCAGACGGCGCGCACGGTGATGTGGATGAAGCAGATGGGCGTCACCGTCTTCTACGGCACCCCGTCCTACGCGCTGCACCTGGCGGAAGTCGCCGCCGACGAGGGGGTCGACCCCGCGGATTTGGGGCTGCGCAAGCTGTTCTTCTCCGGCGAACCCGGCGCGAGCGTGCCGAGCATCCGCGGCCGGATCGAGGAGGCCTTCGGCGCCGAGGTCTACGACTCGGGCAGCATGGCCGAGGTCAGCCCGTGGATGCACCTGGGCGCGGCCAACCACGAGCCGGGCGTGTTCGCGTGGCAGGACCTCGTCTACACCGAGGTGTGCGACCCGGTCGACCACCACCGCGTGGACTGGGGCCGCGAAGGCACACCGGTCTACACCACGCTCGAACGCACCAGCCAGCCGATGATCCGGTTGCTGTCCAACGACCTCACGCGCTGGGAAGCCCCGTCGGCCGACCGCGGCCGCACCTACCCGTTCCTGCCACAGGGCATCTACGGGCGCATCGACGACATGTTCACCGTGCGCGGCGAAAATGTGTACCCGAGCGCGATCGACGACGTCGTGATGGCCGCCGAGGGCTACGGCGGTGAGCACCGCATCGTGATCAGCCGCAAGTCCACGATGGACAGCCTCGCCGTGCAGGTCGAGCACCGCGGCGTTGCCGAAGCCGGCCTGGACGGCTGGGCCAGGGCGATCGAGGACAAGCTGCGCAAGGCGCTGGGCGTCGGCGCGCACGTGGTACCCGTGGAGTACAAGACCTTCGATCGCACGGAGTTCAAGGCCCGGCGGGTGATCGACGACCGCGACCTGCTGCGCCGCCTCGGAAGTGGGTCGTGAAGACGCCGGCCGACGTGGTGCACCGCGTGCTCGCAGGGGAGCACGCGGCCATCGCGCGGATGCTGACCTTCGTGGAGCGGCGCACCGCGGGCGTCGACGAGGCGCTCGCCGAACTGCACGGCAAGGCGGGCAACGCCCACGTGCTCGGGCTGACCGGGCCACCCGGCAGCGGCAAGAGCACGCTCGTGACGGCGCTGACCGAGTACTACCGCGAGCAGGGCCGCACCGTGGGCGTCCTGGCGGTGGACCCGTCCAGCGTGTTCAGCGGTGGCGCGATCCTCGGCGACCGGATCCGCATGACCGGCCTCGCGGGGGACGAGGGTGTGTTCATCCGCTCCATCGCCACCCGGGGTGCGCTCGGCGGGCTGTCACGCGCGGCGCTCGACGCGATCACCGTGCTGGACGCCGCGGGCAAGGACGTGGTGGTGCTGGAAACCGTCGGTGTCGGGCAGGCCGAGGTGGACGTGATCAGCGCGGCCCAGACGGTGGCCGTGGTCAGCGTGCCCGGCATGGGCGACGACGTGCAGGCGATCAAGGCCGGGCTGCTGGAGATCGCCGACGTGCACGTGGTGAACAAGGCCGACCGCGACGGTGCCGCCAAGACCGTGGCCGAGCTGCGCGACATGCTCCGGCTCGCGCACCGCAAACCGCACCAGTGGAACGTGCCGATCCAGCAGACCGTCGCGGCCACCGGGCAGGGCGTGCCCGAACTCGCCGAGCAGTTCGCCGCGCACCTGCGGTGGATGACCGAGCACGGCGAACGCGAGCGGCGGGCCCGGCGCACCAGCGCCACCCGCATCCGCTGGGTCGCCGAGCAGCTCGTGCTCGACGGCCTGCGTCCCGGAGTCCCCGCCTTCGACCGCGCGGTCGACGACGTCGCCGCCCGGCGCGAGGACCCGCTGTCGGCCGCGCGCCGCCTGGTGGGGTGCCCGGGCACGGCCGGGACTTCGGCTGCGACTTCGACGACCGATGAGGAGGAACTGTGGTGAACGAGCACGACCCGGTCCCGGATGAACGAGCACTGGCGACCAAGGCGCTCGTCGACGCGGTCACGCGGGAACTCAGCGACTGGGAGGGTGACGAGCTCGCCGGGTTCATCCGGCGCCAGCCCGAATCGCGTGACGTCTACCGCTCGGGCAGCGGGATGGAGGTCGAGCGCGTCTACACGCCGGCCGACCTGCCGGCCGACTGGCACGACATCGGCCTGCCCGGCCGCTACCCCTACACCCGCGGGCCGTACCCGACGATGTACCGCGGCCGCATCTGGACGATGCGCCAGATCGCTGGCTTCGGGCAGGCGGAGGAGACGAACAAGCGCTTCCAGTACCTCATCGCCCAGGGCCAGACCGGTCTGTCGGTCGACTTCGACATGCCGACGCTGATGGGCCTCGACAGCGACGACCCGATGAGCCTCGGCGAGGTCGGGCGCGAGGGCGTCGCGATCGACACGCTGCCCGACATGGAGGCGCTGTTCGACGGCATCGACCTCGAGCAGATCAGCGTGTCGATGACGATCAACCCGTCGGCGTGGATCCTGCTCGCCATGTACGTCGCCGTGGCCGAGGAGCGCGGCTACGACCTGAACAAGCTCTCGGGGACGATCCAGAACGACATCCTCAAGGAGTACGTGGCGCAGAAGGAGTGGGTGTTCCCGGTCCGGCCGAGCATGCGGATCGTGCGCGACACCATCGTCTACTGCAGCGAGCGCATGGCGCGCTACAACCCCGTGAACATCTCCGGCTACCACATCAGCGAAGCCGGGGCGAACGCGCTGCAGGAGATCGCGTTCACGATGGCGATCACCAAGGCTTACGTGGAGGATGTCGTCGCGACCGGCGTCGACGTGGACCAGTTCGCGTCGCGGCTGTCGTTCTTCTTCGTCAGCCAGGCGGATCTGTTCGAAGAGGTCGCGAAGTTCCGCGCGGTGCGGCGGTTCTACGCGAAGATGATGAAGGAGACCTTCGGCGCGCAGAACCCGCAGTCGATGCGGCTGCGGTTCCACGCGCAGACGGCGGCGGCCACGCTCACGAAACCGCAGCCGCTCAACAACATCATCCGCACCGCGCTGCAGGCCCTGTCGGCTGTGCTCGGCGGCGCGCAGTCCTTGCACACCAACGGGCTCGACGAGGCGTACACGATCCCGAGCGAGCAGGCGATGAAGGTCGCGCTGCGCACCCAGCAGATCATCGCCGACGAAACCGGCGTGACGAGCGTGATCGACCCGCTCGGCGGCTCGTTCTACGTCGAGAACCTCACCGACCGCCTCGAAGCGGGGATCCACGACTACTTCGCGAAGATCGAGGAGCTCGGCGGCGTGGTCGCGGCGATCGAGCAGGGGTTCTTCCAGCGCGAGATCTCCGACACCGCCTACGCGTTCGCGCGTCGCAAGGCGAGCGGCGACCGGCCCGTGATCGGCGTGAACAAGTACGTCGACGAGGGCCAGGGCGAGAAGATCGAAACGCACAAGCTCGACCCGGAATCCGAGGCCCGGCAGCTCGCACGGCTCAAGCAGGTGCGCGCCGACCGGGACCCCGACCGGGCGAAGGCGGCGATGGAGCAACTGCTCGCCGTGGCGGCCGATCCGTCGGCCAACCTGATGCCGGCGACGGTCGAGGCCGTCAAGGCGCACCTTTCCATGGGAGAGATCACGGGCGCGCTGCGTGATGTCTTCGGGTCCTACACCGAAACCCCGGTGTTCTAGGCCCACTGCAGTTCCTGGAGTCCCTGCCCTTCTCTCAACGACGAGAGTTCCCGGAGGTGACCTGTGTACCAGCAGGTTCCCGCGCCACTCGGTGGCAGCCTCGGCTGGTCCGCCCTCGTGTCCGCCCTGCCCCTGCTCGTGCTGTTCGTGCTGCTGGGCGTGTTCCGCGTCCGCGCCTGGCTGGCCTCGCTCATCGCGCTGGCGCTGTCCATCGTGGGTGCGATCGCGGTGTACGGCATGCCGGCGGGACCGGCGTTCGACTCCGCGCTCGAAGGCGCGGCGTTCGGCCTGTTCCCCGCGCTGTGGATCGTGCTCAACTCCCTGTGGATCTACCAGATGACGAAGGTGTCCGGGCACTTCGACGTGCTGCGGCGCACCTTCGCGAAGATCAGTGACGACCAGCGCGTGCAGGGGGTGATCATCGCCTTTTCGTTCGGTGCGCTGCTGGAGGCGCTCGCCGGGTTCGGGGCGCCGGTCGCGATCTGTTCGGTGATGCTCGTGGCGGTCGGGCTGAAACCGCTGAAGGCGGCCACGGTCGCGCTCATCGCCAACACCGCGCCCGTCGCGTACGGCGCCGTGGCGCTGCCCGTGATCACGCTCGCCAAGGTGACCGGCCTGCCACTGCACGACCTCGCGGCCATGACCGGCCGGCAGGTGCCGATCCTCGCGCTGATCGTGCCGCTGGTGCTCGTGATCGTGCTGGACGGGCGGCGCGGGCTGCGGCAGGCGTGGCCCGCGGCGATCGTGTGCGGCGTGAGCTTCGCGGTCGTGCAGTACCTGATGGCGAACTTCGGCCCGGTGCAGCTGACAGACATCGCGGCGTCGCTGGTGTCCGCGGCGGCCGTGCTCGTGCTGCTGCGGTTCTGGAAGCCGAAGCCGGCGGACGCGCCGGACCGGGCACCCGGCGATGGCGGCACGGCGCCCGTACCGAGCGGGCCCGGCTCCGGCGGCGGCGCGGTCACCGCGGCCGCGGCGACGACGGCGGTGCGGGAGCGGACCGTCGTGGACTCGCGGGCCGACCAGGTTCGCTCGTTCGCGCCATACGCGACGATCATCGTGCTGTTCTCGGTGGCCGCGATCCCGGTGGTGGCCGCGGCACTCGCGTCGACGACGAAGACGTTCAGCCGGCCCGGCCTGCACATCGTGACGGCCGAGGGTAAACCGCTGAGCCTGGTGTCGTACAAGTTCGACTGGCTCGCCGACAGCGGCACGGTGCTGTTCATCGCCGGGGTCGTGTCGGCGTTCCTGCTCAAGGTGCCGCTGCGGGAGGCGGTGCGTGCGTACGGGCAGACGGTCGTGCAGCTGCGCACGGCCGGGCTCACGGTGATGGCGGTGCTCGCGCTCGCCTACGTGATGAACATGTCCGGGCAGACGGCCACGCTCGGGCTGTTCCTCGCCGGTGCCGGTGGACTGTTCGCGCTGCTGTCGCCGCTGCTCGGCTGGTTCGGCACCGCGGTGACGGGTTCGGACACGTCGTCGAACTCGCTCTTCGGCGCTTTGCAGGTCGCGGCCGCGCACGGCGCGCAGCTGCAGCCGGTGCTGATGGCGGCGGCGAACAGCAGCGGCGGCGTCCTCGGGAAGATGATCAGCCCGCAGAACCTCGCGATCGGCGCCAGCGCGGTGGGGCTGGCCGGCAAGGAGGGCCTGCTGTTCCGGCGGGTGCTCGCCGCTTCGGCGGTGTTCGTGCCGCTGATGTGCATCCTCGTGTTCCTGCAGTCCACCCCGGTGCTGTCGTGGATGGTGCCGTGAACCGGGCGGTGGCGAGCGACGCCGTGGAGGAGGCCAACTCCGCGATCGGCGCGGCCGTCTCCACGTGCTCGCTGCCGGCCGCCGACGAAGCGGTGCTGCTGGAGGTGCAGTACGAGCTGATCGAGCTCGCCGAGGCCCTCGCCGCGGGAATGCCGGTGCCGCAGCTGCCGCGGCTGTGGCGAGCCGCGCGGGACCACGGCGGTGTCGTGGTCCCGCGCGGGTTCGCGGTACTGGGTGGGCTCAGCGCCGCGGCCGGGCTGCTGAAACTCGCGCGGGCGGTGCTGCGCCGGGCCGCGCGGGAGGCGCCGGACGACGCTGCGGCCGTCCTCGACCGGGTGAGTGAGGTCCTGCTGGCCTTCGCGTTCCGCGCGGAGGAGCACGAACGGTCGCTCGGGTTCGTCGGGTCCTGTGCCGACTAGTGTGGTCATACCAACAAAGAGGTCATATTGACACTACCGGCGAGCTCCGATTACCTTGAGTGAGCACTACGCGGTGAAGAGGAACTCCGGTGAGATTCCGGGCCGGTCGCGCCACTGTGATCGGACCCCGCCCGGCGGGGTCCGCAGGCAGACCCTCTCGCCGCGTCCATCCTTGAGCGGGTCGCACGAACCCGAGGAGGAGCGTGACCATCATGGGGATGTCGAGGGACCCGTCATGACGTCCGAGGCGGCCTGGGAGCCGGTCCGCCGAGTGCGGATGCACGAACAGGTGCTGGCGCAGATCGAGGAGAAGATCCTCGACGGGAGCCTGCGCGCGGGGGAGAAGCTGCCCAGCGAACGGGAACTCGTGAGCGCGCTCGGCGTGAGCCGCACCAGCGTCCGCGAAGCCCTGCGCGCCCTCGAGGCGATGGGGATCATCGAGGCCCGCACGGGTTCGGGCGCCGACGCCGGGTCGGTCGTCACCGCGCGCTCCACCCCGGCGCTGACCAATCTGCTGCGGCTGCACCTCGCGCTCGCCCGCATCAGCCTGGCCGACTTGGTCGAGACGCGCGTTCAGCTGGAGCGCAACGCGGCCCGCGGCGCCGCGGCGAGCCGCACGCCCGAGGACGTGGCCAGGCTGACGGGGCTCGTCGACGGCATGCGCGCGGCGGACCAGGAATACCAGCAGTTCAACGCGCTGGACACCGAATTCCACGTGAGCATCGCCCGCATCTCGGGCAACGCGCTGGCCACCGACCTGATGCAGGCGCTGCGCGGCGCCGTCGAGTCGGAGATGGCGGCGGCGTTCGCGCGGCTGCCCGACTGGCGCGCCGTCGCGGGCGACCTGGTGACGGAGCACGAGGCGATCCTGCGCGCCATCGAGGCCGGCGACGGGGATCGCGCGGCCGACCTCGTGGCCGACCACATCACCCGCTTCTACCAGGACCGCGTGCTCAACCCCTGAGGCCCGTCGGCATCCGGCGCGGTCGACGTCGCAGGTCATCGCCGGCATTCGCTTCACACTGCCGCGCTGTGGGGTATCGGCTAGACTCATCTGCCTCCTTTTCACGAGAGGGAGGAGTCGGTGATGAGCGACTTCCTCACTTCACAGCACAGCAGGCGGGACGTGTTGCGCGCGGCAGCCGCCATCACACTGGGTTCGGTGGCGCTGGGCGCCTGCGCCTCCGAGGAGGACAACGGCGGGAACACCGGTGGCCAGGCCCCGAAGGAAATCTTCAGTGAACCGTCCACAAAGCTCTCCGGTGATCTGAAAATCCTTCTCTGGAGCCACTTCGTCCCGAACCACGACGTGTGGTTCGATCGGTTCGCGCGCGACTGGGGCTCCCGGGTCGGCGTCAACGTGACCGTCGACCACATCGACCAGGCGCAGATCCCCACCCGGATCGCGGCCGAAATCCAGGCGCGCCAGGGCCACGACCTCATCCAGTACATCGCGACGCTCTCGCAGTTCGAGCCGAGTGTGCTCGACCAGCGGGACCTGGTCAGCGAAGCGACCCGGCGCTGGGGCAAGCAGCTGCCGCTGTGCGAGAAGTCGAGCCTCAACCCCGCCACTGGCAAGTTCTACGCGTATTCGCCGGGCTGGGTACCCGACCCGGGCAACTACCGCAAGTCGCTGTGGGAACCCGTCGGCCTGCCGAACGGCCCGGCCACGTGGGACGAGCTGCTGACGGGCGCGGCGCAGATCAAGAACAGCAAGGGAATCCCGCTCGGCCTCGGCATGTCCCAGGAAATCGACTCCAACATGGTGCTGCGAGCGCTGATGTGGTCCTACGGCGCCTCCGAGCAGGACGCGAACGAGCGGGTCACGATCAACTCGCCGCGGACGATCGCGGCCGTGGAGTACATGACGAAACTTTACGGGCAGGCCATGACGCCCGAGATCTTCTCCTGGAACGCGGCGAGCAACAACCAGGGGCTCGTCGCCGGCAAGCTGTCCTACATCGTCAACTCGATCTCCGCCTGGCGGACCGCGGCCTCGACGAACCCGAGCGTCGCCGACGACACCTTCTTCGTCCCGGCGTTGCGCGGGCCGGCGACCGCGCTGGCCGCGCAGCACGTGCTGTACAACTGGATCATCCCGCAGCACGCCACCGCGGTGCCCGCGGCGAAGGAGTTCCTCCTCCACTACACCGC encodes:
- the meaB gene encoding methylmalonyl Co-A mutase-associated GTPase MeaB; amino-acid sequence: MKTPADVVHRVLAGEHAAIARMLTFVERRTAGVDEALAELHGKAGNAHVLGLTGPPGSGKSTLVTALTEYYREQGRTVGVLAVDPSSVFSGGAILGDRIRMTGLAGDEGVFIRSIATRGALGGLSRAALDAITVLDAAGKDVVVLETVGVGQAEVDVISAAQTVAVVSVPGMGDDVQAIKAGLLEIADVHVVNKADRDGAAKTVAELRDMLRLAHRKPHQWNVPIQQTVAATGQGVPELAEQFAAHLRWMTEHGERERRARRTSATRIRWVAEQLVLDGLRPGVPAFDRAVDDVAARREDPLSAARRLVGCPGTAGTSAATSTTDEEELW
- a CDS encoding ABC transporter substrate-binding protein is translated as MSDFLTSQHSRRDVLRAAAAITLGSVALGACASEEDNGGNTGGQAPKEIFSEPSTKLSGDLKILLWSHFVPNHDVWFDRFARDWGSRVGVNVTVDHIDQAQIPTRIAAEIQARQGHDLIQYIATLSQFEPSVLDQRDLVSEATRRWGKQLPLCEKSSLNPATGKFYAYSPGWVPDPGNYRKSLWEPVGLPNGPATWDELLTGAAQIKNSKGIPLGLGMSQEIDSNMVLRALMWSYGASEQDANERVTINSPRTIAAVEYMTKLYGQAMTPEIFSWNAASNNQGLVAGKLSYIVNSISAWRTAASTNPSVADDTFFVPALRGPATALAAQHVLYNWIIPQHATAVPAAKEFLLHYTANFASASYQSKLYDFSAWSALTPEAPNWLANDPFGSRPADKLKLLADAVPWSANIGYPGPASTAIGEVFSTFVIPNMFARAVRGEATPQQSVAEAERQINAIFTKWRAAGLVGG
- a CDS encoding FadR/GntR family transcriptional regulator, translating into MTSEAAWEPVRRVRMHEQVLAQIEEKILDGSLRAGEKLPSERELVSALGVSRTSVREALRALEAMGIIEARTGSGADAGSVVTARSTPALTNLLRLHLALARISLADLVETRVQLERNAARGAAASRTPEDVARLTGLVDGMRAADQEYQQFNALDTEFHVSIARISGNALATDLMQALRGAVESEMAAAFARLPDWRAVAGDLVTEHEAILRAIEAGDGDRAADLVADHITRFYQDRVLNP
- a CDS encoding enoyl-CoA hydratase/isomerase family protein translates to MTTVLARVQGSIGRLTVNRPDALNALDLAMIRALLAALDAWEDDPAVTAVVLDGAGERAFCAGGDIGVVHSSAVGDPAIALTLWREEYRLDARLARYPKPVVALMDGITMGGGLGIGGHAPVRVVTERSVLAMPEVAIGLAPDVGGALLLGRAPGELGLHLALTAGRADAADALHCGLADHHVPSDRLPALVGDLAAGAPIEATVTKYAEDPGPAPLAAARCWIDRAYGDAPSVEDVLYRLEAMDEPGPRETVAAITAAAPTALKVTLRAVRAAREMTTIEQCLRQDYRLCSRFLRHPDLAEGIRAAILDKDRAPRWRPGTLAEVDDPAVEAFFAPLADELDLPVRCHVLHP
- a CDS encoding FadR/GntR family transcriptional regulator; translation: MGQPDNVRYLGSQGQVLTGIQDWILTAHLRAGDPLPTERELARALGVGSGRVREGVRALEAAGVLEPAADATAAAVVAEEPAGALHKLLRLHLSLSRFGTGDLMSIRIELERSSATRVARSVRPDDLTRLRKTTEAMGRPGITRGQFRELDSGFHLGLAHAASNDLAAVLLASLGDAVGDEMTAGYARTADWPATARQLADEHTWILDAIETGDPDRAAAEVTRHIAGFYGLRAG
- a CDS encoding phenylacetate--CoA ligase family protein; this encodes MDPRKSMEPANAVSPMEQWSWPPRYDETYRPPSGQAYWFPRRETMPAGERDEAILVRIREVMAYAWDHAPFYRRKWEEAGIHPSAIRDLSDFEKVPVVRKEELRADQAAHEPFGSYLAVEPGEVKHVNGTSGTTGRPTAFGISERDWRSVANAHARVMWGMGIRETDTVLVASPLSLYWGSWGAYIGAERLGARVFPFGAGTPGQTARTVMWMKQMGVTVFYGTPSYALHLAEVAADEGVDPADLGLRKLFFSGEPGASVPSIRGRIEEAFGAEVYDSGSMAEVSPWMHLGAANHEPGVFAWQDLVYTEVCDPVDHHRVDWGREGTPVYTTLERTSQPMIRLLSNDLTRWEAPSADRGRTYPFLPQGIYGRIDDMFTVRGENVYPSAIDDVVMAAEGYGGEHRIVISRKSTMDSLAVQVEHRGVAEAGLDGWARAIEDKLRKALGVGAHVVPVEYKTFDRTEFKARRVIDDRDLLRRLGSGS
- a CDS encoding methylmalonyl-CoA mutase family protein encodes the protein MNEHDPVPDERALATKALVDAVTRELSDWEGDELAGFIRRQPESRDVYRSGSGMEVERVYTPADLPADWHDIGLPGRYPYTRGPYPTMYRGRIWTMRQIAGFGQAEETNKRFQYLIAQGQTGLSVDFDMPTLMGLDSDDPMSLGEVGREGVAIDTLPDMEALFDGIDLEQISVSMTINPSAWILLAMYVAVAEERGYDLNKLSGTIQNDILKEYVAQKEWVFPVRPSMRIVRDTIVYCSERMARYNPVNISGYHISEAGANALQEIAFTMAITKAYVEDVVATGVDVDQFASRLSFFFVSQADLFEEVAKFRAVRRFYAKMMKETFGAQNPQSMRLRFHAQTAAATLTKPQPLNNIIRTALQALSAVLGGAQSLHTNGLDEAYTIPSEQAMKVALRTQQIIADETGVTSVIDPLGGSFYVENLTDRLEAGIHDYFAKIEELGGVVAAIEQGFFQREISDTAYAFARRKASGDRPVIGVNKYVDEGQGEKIETHKLDPESEARQLARLKQVRADRDPDRAKAAMEQLLAVAADPSANLMPATVEAVKAHLSMGEITGALRDVFGSYTETPVF
- a CDS encoding L-lactate permease; protein product: MYQQVPAPLGGSLGWSALVSALPLLVLFVLLGVFRVRAWLASLIALALSIVGAIAVYGMPAGPAFDSALEGAAFGLFPALWIVLNSLWIYQMTKVSGHFDVLRRTFAKISDDQRVQGVIIAFSFGALLEALAGFGAPVAICSVMLVAVGLKPLKAATVALIANTAPVAYGAVALPVITLAKVTGLPLHDLAAMTGRQVPILALIVPLVLVIVLDGRRGLRQAWPAAIVCGVSFAVVQYLMANFGPVQLTDIAASLVSAAAVLVLLRFWKPKPADAPDRAPGDGGTAPVPSGPGSGGGAVTAAAATTAVRERTVVDSRADQVRSFAPYATIIVLFSVAAIPVVAAALASTTKTFSRPGLHIVTAEGKPLSLVSYKFDWLADSGTVLFIAGVVSAFLLKVPLREAVRAYGQTVVQLRTAGLTVMAVLALAYVMNMSGQTATLGLFLAGAGGLFALLSPLLGWFGTAVTGSDTSSNSLFGALQVAAAHGAQLQPVLMAAANSSGGVLGKMISPQNLAIGASAVGLAGKEGLLFRRVLAASAVFVPLMCILVFLQSTPVLSWMVP
- a CDS encoding cobalamin B12-binding domain-containing protein yields the protein MDTVGDSGGEPIRVMLAKIGLDGHDRGVKVVARTLRDAGMEVIYTGLHRSPEQVLEAAVQEDVDVLGVSLLSGAHMPIFTRIFELIDAMPDRPRFAIVAGGVMPDEDEEALKKMGVADVLGQDTTPETIVDRVRELAAVAGEA